TAATAATCTGGGCCGATAAGGTTTGGGCAGGTTGCAAACCCAGTTCATGGGCTGACACCCCCGCAAATGGAGAAGACCCATACAAACATACACCGGGCCGTACCCACTGATCATATTGGGCTGTTAAGTGTTGCTGCAAGCTTGCCGTTAACGTACCCGCCGAATTACACACGCTAATTGGGCCAGGCAAATCTGCCGTATGTTGATTAAAACATTGTAATTGCTGATACGTAATACTGGGATCATCATCAGCGCGCGCAAAATGAGTCATTTTACCTAACTCACCGATAACCCCCTGCTGCTGCAACTGTTGTAGTTGTGCAAAGGCATTTACAAACTCATCTGGGGCAAAACCTAAACGATTCATCCCTGTGTTTAATTTAGCCATCACAGAGACAGGGTGCTGTAATTGACTGGCCATCTGGATAAGCCAATCTATTTGATGTTGACTATGAATGACGGTTGTAATTTTATGCTGATCAATAAGCCGCAAATCTTCGGCACTAAAAAAACCCTCTAAGAGCATAAGCGGCTTTTCCCAACCTAGGGTCCGGCATTGGATAATTTCTGCCAGATCCAGCATAGCTAAGCCATCAGCCAGATCAAAACCATTTACAGCAGGCTCTATACCATGACCATAGGCATTGGCCTTGATAACCGCCCACACCTTTGGTGTAGCTCGCTGTAAGGGCTGAGCTTGCTGTTGCAATGTAGACTGAACCTTTGACAGATTATGCCGCAGGGCAGAGGTGGATATATGTACAGCAATAGGACGGGGCATACTACAACCTACGTAATTTAAAAGACATCAATAATGTATCCATTTAAGCGCATAACAAGATCTTAATGCAATGGTGATTTATACTTGCAACTATGTCTGTAGATCATTATGAAAACTTCCCTGTAGCCTCGGTATTGCTGCCAAAACACTTACGCGAGCCGATCAAACACATCTATTGGTTCTCTAGAAGCGCTGATGACATTGCCGACGAAGGCGATTTTAGTGATCAGTGGCGACTGGATCAGTTACAAGGATATAGAGATGCCTTAGCCCAAATAGAAAACACACAGTTAACATTGGCTGAAAATGATCCGCGCTGGCCCATTTTTAAGCCTTTGGCTCCCGTTATCCAGCAACATCAACTGCCCATTTCATTATTTCATGATTTGCTAACGGCGTTTGAACAAGATATTACGGTTAAGCGCTATCAGAACTACCAAGAGCTTCATCAATACTGTTCCTACTCGGCCAACCCAGTCGGTCGTCTTTTATTGCATCTTTATCACGAGCTCCGCCCCGACAGCCTGCGCATGTCAGACGCTATATGTACGGGTTTGCAATTAACTAACTTCTGGCAAGACGTAGCCATCGACTGGCAAAAAGATCGCGTCTATATTGCCTTAGATGCCTTACATGAGTTTCATTTGGACGAAAGCTACATAGCGGCAAGATATGCAAGCGCCCCCACAGAGCCTGCTCAAGACGTACAATGGCAACAACTGATGCAAAAGCAAGTCAGTTATGCTCGTAGCTTATTACAACAAGGAATGCCTTTGGCAGCACGTCTGCCTGGACGTATTGGTTTAGAGCTACGATTAATTGTACTTGGTGGCTTGCGTATCTTAGAGCGCCTAGATCAAGTTCAATATGATGTTTTTACAGCTAGGCCAAAACTAAGAAAAACCGATTGGCTGCTATTAGGCAGTCGCCTTTTGACCACGCGATTTTAATTATAGAGAACCATGAGTCCAGACGAATACTGCCAAAACAAGGCAGCCCAAAGCGGCTCCAGCTTTTATTATGCATTTTTGTTTTTGCCTCCAGAGCGTCGCAAAGCCATTACTGCCCTATATGCTTTTTGTCGCGAAGTCGATGATGTTGTAGACGAAACCCTAGAATCCTCTGTGGCACGCATGAAACTGGTTTGGTGGCGCGAACAAGTCAATGCGCTTTACACGAACCCAAAACAAGCCACACACCCTGTCATGTTGGCGTTAGCTCCCCACATTCATACTTATGATTTAAAAATGGGTGAAATGCTGGCCGTGATTGATGGCATGGAAATGGACTTAGAAGAAGTCCGCTACCAAACATGGGACCAACTGAAAAAATACTGTTGGCATGTGGCGAGTGTAGTCGGGATTTTATCAGCCAAAATTTTTGGTCAAACCACAGAGAAAACCAGTGACTATGCGACAAAGCTAGGTCTTGCTTTTCAGCTGACCAATATTATTCGCGATGTGGGCGATGATGCGCGTCGAGG
This Paenalcaligenes faecalis DNA region includes the following protein-coding sequences:
- the hpnD gene encoding presqualene diphosphate synthase HpnD, whose amino-acid sequence is MSPDEYCQNKAAQSGSSFYYAFLFLPPERRKAITALYAFCREVDDVVDETLESSVARMKLVWWREQVNALYTNPKQATHPVMLALAPHIHTYDLKMGEMLAVIDGMEMDLEEVRYQTWDQLKKYCWHVASVVGILSAKIFGQTTEKTSDYATKLGLAFQLTNIIRDVGDDARRGRIYLPMEDLATFNVKPAEILDAQHSDRFEALMRFQTERAYALYKDAAIALPEQDRRAQRPGLLMAAIYFALLEEIARDKWEVLDKRISLTPIRKFWLAWKTWVSGGKRLINRLSR
- the alr gene encoding alanine racemase translates to MPRPIAVHISTSALRHNLSKVQSTLQQQAQPLQRATPKVWAVIKANAYGHGIEPAVNGFDLADGLAMLDLAEIIQCRTLGWEKPLMLLEGFFSAEDLRLIDQHKITTVIHSQHQIDWLIQMASQLQHPVSVMAKLNTGMNRLGFAPDEFVNAFAQLQQLQQQGVIGELGKMTHFARADDDPSITYQQLQCFNQHTADLPGPISVCNSAGTLTASLQQHLTAQYDQWVRPGVCLYGSSPFAGVSAHELGLQPAQTLSAQIISVRNITAHQGVGYGHSFISPSPMRLGVVACGYADGYPRHAPSGTPVVVHGQRTQLVGRVSMDMLMVDLSSIPEAQVGSHVVLWGQNGPSVDEVAVAAGSIGYELLCAVAARVPRTVVE
- the hpnC gene encoding squalene synthase HpnC; the encoded protein is MSVDHYENFPVASVLLPKHLREPIKHIYWFSRSADDIADEGDFSDQWRLDQLQGYRDALAQIENTQLTLAENDPRWPIFKPLAPVIQQHQLPISLFHDLLTAFEQDITVKRYQNYQELHQYCSYSANPVGRLLLHLYHELRPDSLRMSDAICTGLQLTNFWQDVAIDWQKDRVYIALDALHEFHLDESYIAARYASAPTEPAQDVQWQQLMQKQVSYARSLLQQGMPLAARLPGRIGLELRLIVLGGLRILERLDQVQYDVFTARPKLRKTDWLLLGSRLLTTRF